In the Wyeomyia smithii strain HCP4-BCI-WySm-NY-G18 chromosome 2, ASM2978416v1, whole genome shotgun sequence genome, one interval contains:
- the LOC129723826 gene encoding delta-aminolevulinic acid dehydratase, giving the protein MSQLTKLHSGIFHPTLRKLQCREVDIAAHNLMYPVFLVEDDDAVQEISSMPGVARYGLNPLKKHLAPLVEKGLASILLFGVTENLPKDSTGSSADSKDNPVVKALPKLRQWFPNLLIACDVCLCPYTSHGHCGVLTEDGVIDNEPSIKRIAEVSLAYAQAGAHIVAPSDMMDNRIWAIKKILRENQLGNRVSVLSYSVKFASGFYGPFRDAAKSAPAFGDRKCYQLPPGSKGLAKRAAKRDVEEGADMLMVKPGLAYLDIVKQVKDDYPELPLFVYQVSGEYSMLLNAGKIGAFDLRTVLWEVVIGMRRAGADCIITYFTPTLLDWLTE; this is encoded by the exons ATGTCGCAGCTCACGAAACTTCACAGCGGAATCTTTCATCCCACCCTGCGGAAACTCCAGTGCCGGGAGGTAGACATTGCCGCACACAATCTTATGTATCCGGTGTTTCTAGT aGAAGATGACGATGCGGTTCAGGAAATCAGCAGCATGCCCGGTGTTGCCCGCTATGGACTTAATCCGTTAAAGAAGCATCTCGCGCCTCTCGTAGAGAAAGGTTTGGCCTCAATTTTGCTTTTTGGTGTGACGGAAAATTTACCAAAA GATTCAACCGGTTCTAGTGCCGATTCAAAAGATAACCCGGTAGTTAAAGCTTTACCCAAGCTGCGGCAGTGGTTCCCGAATCTGCTGATTGCTTGCGATGTTTGTCTGTGCCCTTACACTAGCCACGGGCACTGTGGGGTCCTAACCGAGGACGGAGTCATCGACAACGAACCCAGCATCAAGCGGATTGCGGAAGTTTCGTTGGCCTACGCACAAGCCGGTGCCCACATTGTGGCTCCTTCCGATATGATGGATAACCGAATTTGGGCCATTAAGAAGATTCTTCGCGAGAATCAGTTGGGAAATCGCGTTTCGGTGCTGTCCTACTCGGTTAAGTTTGCGTCCGGGTTTTACGGACCGTTCCGGGATGCAGCAAAGTCGGCCCCGGCGTTCGGTGATCGCAAGTGTTACCAGCTGCCACCCGGTTCGAAGGGGCTAGCGAAACGTGCAGCG aaacgagacgtcgaggaagGTGCTGATATGCTAATGGTCAAACCAGGCCTAGCGTATTTGGACATCGTCAAGCAAGTTAAAGATGACTATCCGGAATTACCTCTGTTTGTTTATCAG GTATCTGGCGAATACTCGATGCTACTGAATGCCGGCAAAATAGGTGCGTTCGATCTGCGTACGGTTCTCTGGGAAGTGGTAATCGGAATGCGCCGTGCTGGAGCTGATTGCATAATCACTTACTTTACGCCAACATTGTTGGATTGGTTGACAGAATAG